The DNA window TTCATTATTCATTTATACTGTCATTTATGAAAGGTACAGTTTACAATAAACACAAATGACAGATGAGGTATTTCAATGATGAATGAACTAATATTTAATATCAATCGAAAAAGTAACACTCCTATGTACCAACAAGTTTATCAATACATACGTACTCAGATTTTATCTGGTAAATTAGAAAGGAATACAAAGTTGCCATCGATTAGACAACTTGCTCTCCAATTAGAGGTCAGCAGAAACACAACTCAGGTAGCCTATGAACAATTGCAATCGGAAGGATATATTCGAAGTGAGAACAAAAAGGGTTTTTTTGTAGAGGCCGCTATATCGGATGAAACGCTTAATTATGAATCCATTAGAGAACAGCATCATGAAAAAAATCAAACTGACATGAAAACTATTGACTTTAAGATTGGGACAGTGGATCAAGCGAACTTCCCTTTGAAAAAATGGAGAATGCTTACAAATAAAATCGTTAAAGACTCTAGCATGTTTTCATACGGAGAAAAACAAGGCGATATTAAATTAAGAAAGGTACTAGCAGATTACTTGTTTCAATCAAGAGGGGTTAATACTTCTGTAGAACAAATTATTATTGGCAGTAGTACACAGCACTTGTTATTACTTTTGTCGCTGTTGCTAAAGCAAGACTATCATTATCTGGCAGTAGAAGACCCTGGATATAATGTGGCAAGGGAACTTTTTGTTCTTCAATCATTTATCATTGATCCAATCCCGGTAAAAGAACAAGGCATCCAAGTCGATCTCCTTTTAAAATCGCCTTCTAGACTTTTATATGTCACTCCTACTCACCACTTTCCATATGGAGTGACTATCCCCGTCAATGAAAGATTAAAGTTAATTCAATGGGCAAAAAGGGTGGAAGGATATATTATTGAGGATGATTATGATAGTGAATTTCGATACATCCATCAACCTATACCATCTCTTCAAAGTTTAGATTCTAATGATAGGGTGGTTTATTTAGGAACTTTTTCAAAAGCACTGCTACCCTCTATCCGTGTCAGTTATATGGTTTTGCCTAGGAGGCTAATAAGTGAATATAAAAAGATACTCCCTTTGCTTGAGCAAACATCCTCATCTATTCATCAGCGAACACTGGCGACCTTTATGAATGAAGGAAATTGGTACTCACACTTAAGGAAGATGAAAGCTTTGTATAAACGTAAAATGAATCTATTGAATAGGGAATTATTAAAACATTTTAAGAATTATGTTGAAATAAAAGGTGGTAGCTCCGGAATTTTCGTTATTATTGAAGTAAAAACAGAAATGAGTGAAAAAATGCTAATTGAAAGGGCATATGAACACGGAATTGTAGTTTATCCTTGTTCAAAATATTTCTCGAAATATATACCACGATATCCACATATTCAACTTGGATTGGGTGATTTATGTGAAAAAAAGATAATAGAAGGAGTTTCTCAATTAGCAAAAATTTGGCTGTAATCTTGAGTTTTCTCCTAAAAAAATTTTTTCGTTCTTCCTATTAGGGGTCATCATACATTGAAGTGCCCCCATAAAGTTAGACAGGTTATTTCATTAGGCAACCTTTTGGGCATGGGTCCGGTATTGTACCGGGCTCATGCCTTTTAGTTTTGCCTTAATTCTTTTATGATTATAGTACTCTATATATCTTGCTAGTTCTTGCTTAAAATGTTCTATACTCTTAAATTCTTTTCGATACAGAAATTCTGACTTCATGATGCCAAAGAAGTTTTCAATCACTGCGTTATCGTAACAGTTTCCTTTACGAGACATGCTTTGTGTAATGCCACGTTTAGTAAGAGAATGACGGTATTGTTTCATTTGATAGTGCCAACCTTGATCAGAATGGATCAAGAGTGTATCTTTGACTGTTAAGTGTTCAAATGCTTGCTCTAACATCGTTGAAACAAGTGAATAAGTTGGTCTTGAACCAATTGTGTATGTGATAATTTCACCATTAAATAAACTCAACATTGGTGATAGATATAACTTTTCTCCAAACAATTTAAACTCCGTAATATCCGTAACCCACTTTTTATTTGGTTTTTCAGCTTGGAAGTTGCGATTTAAAATATTGGGTGCAATTTTTCCAACTGTTCCTTTATAAGAGCGATATTTTTTCATACGAACGAGACATTTTAACCCCAATTCTTTCATGATACGATACACTTTTTTATGATTTACTTTATGTCCGCGATTCGTAAGTTCATCACGAATACGACGATAACCATAAAGCCCCTCATGTTCGTCATAAATTGTTCGAATCAATCCTTTTAGTTCTACATC is part of the Bacillus pseudomycoides genome and encodes:
- a CDS encoding PLP-dependent aminotransferase family protein, whose amino-acid sequence is MNELIFNINRKSNTPMYQQVYQYIRTQILSGKLERNTKLPSIRQLALQLEVSRNTTQVAYEQLQSEGYIRSENKKGFFVEAAISDETLNYESIREQHHEKNQTDMKTIDFKIGTVDQANFPLKKWRMLTNKIVKDSSMFSYGEKQGDIKLRKVLADYLFQSRGVNTSVEQIIIGSSTQHLLLLLSLLLKQDYHYLAVEDPGYNVARELFVLQSFIIDPIPVKEQGIQVDLLLKSPSRLLYVTPTHHFPYGVTIPVNERLKLIQWAKRVEGYIIEDDYDSEFRYIHQPIPSLQSLDSNDRVVYLGTFSKALLPSIRVSYMVLPRRLISEYKKILPLLEQTSSSIHQRTLATFMNEGNWYSHLRKMKALYKRKMNLLNRELLKHFKNYVEIKGGSSGIFVIIEVKTEMSEKMLIERAYEHGIVVYPCSKYFSKYIPRYPHIQLGLGDLCEKKIIEGVSQLAKIWL
- a CDS encoding IS3 family transposase (programmed frameshift), with protein sequence MSKFSSKEKIRAVRRYLSGNEGGKTVAKSIGVHPSILHQWIKQYEFSGKNAFEKRYTSYSVPFKLDVLNYMNEKGTSIRETAAIFNIPSYETLRKWKVAYEAGGLDALQSKKKGRPSMKNKKLNTTKDQGMVEGSIEVLQAENERLRMENAYFKKVKCLSSKQGEITKQDKAQVVYELMHEFSVKVLLQLAGIPRSTYYYWVKRFDLPDSDVELKGLIRTIYDEHEGLYGYRRIRDELTNRGHKVNHKKVYRIMKELGLKCLVRMKKYRSYKGTVGKIAPNILNRNFQAEKPNKKWVTDITEFKLFGEKLYLSPMLSLFNGEIITYTIGSRPTYSLVSTMLEQAFEHLTVKDTLLIHSDQGWHYQMKQYRHSLTKRGITQSMSRKGNCYDNAVIENFFGIMKSEFLYRKEFKSIEHFKQELARYIEYYNHKRIKAKLKGMSPVQYRTHAQKVA